From the Acidicapsa ligni genome, one window contains:
- the ilvD gene encoding dihydroxy-acid dehydratase has protein sequence MKKLLNQYSSEITQPKAQGASQAMLYATGLTEQDMLKPQVGIASMWFEGNPCNMHLLKLAEKVKEGVEAAGLVGLRFNTIGVSDGISMGTEGMSYSLQSRDLIADSIETVMAAQWYDANVSIPGCDKNMPGCIIAMGRLNRPSLMVYGGTIRAGHHQQQKLDIVSAFQSYGQFISHAIDDNERQAIVRHACPGAGACGGMYTANTMASAIEALGMSLPYSSSTPAEDPAKAQECVRAGAAIRNLLELDLKPRDIMTSEAFENAMVIVSVLGGSTNAVLHLIAMARSVNVPLSLDDFQRVSSKTPLLADFKPSGSYVMEDLHSVGGVPAVCKMLLEEGLLHGDCLTVTGQTMAENLKDLPGLKAGQEIVRPVSNPLKATSHLQILKGNLAPEGAVAKITGKEGLRFSGPANVFDSEEEMLRALEVGTIQKGEVIVIRYEGPKGGPGMPEMLTPTSAVVGAGLGKDVALITDGRFSGGSHGFIVGHVTPEAQEGGPLALVERGDMITIDASTNEISFNVTEEALAVRRGQWTMPAYKATRGTLAKYIRAVKSASLGCVTDE, from the coding sequence ATGAAGAAATTGCTCAATCAGTACAGCTCCGAGATAACGCAACCCAAAGCTCAGGGCGCGTCGCAGGCCATGCTTTATGCAACCGGACTCACCGAGCAGGACATGTTAAAGCCACAGGTCGGAATCGCGAGCATGTGGTTTGAGGGCAACCCCTGCAACATGCATCTCCTGAAGCTCGCAGAGAAAGTCAAAGAGGGTGTTGAAGCCGCCGGCCTGGTCGGCTTGCGGTTCAATACGATCGGTGTCAGCGATGGTATCTCGATGGGAACCGAAGGGATGAGCTACTCGCTACAATCTCGCGATCTCATTGCCGACTCGATAGAGACTGTGATGGCTGCGCAATGGTATGACGCGAACGTTTCCATTCCAGGCTGCGATAAGAATATGCCCGGTTGCATCATCGCCATGGGCAGGCTCAATCGACCCAGTCTGATGGTGTATGGCGGAACGATTCGTGCCGGTCATCACCAACAACAGAAGTTGGATATCGTCTCTGCCTTCCAGAGTTATGGGCAATTCATCTCACATGCGATTGATGACAATGAGCGGCAAGCGATTGTCCGTCATGCCTGTCCGGGAGCCGGTGCCTGCGGTGGAATGTATACAGCGAACACGATGGCATCGGCGATAGAAGCACTGGGGATGAGCCTTCCATACAGCTCCTCTACCCCAGCAGAGGACCCAGCGAAGGCGCAGGAATGTGTTCGCGCCGGAGCCGCGATTCGAAATCTCCTCGAACTCGACTTGAAACCGCGCGACATCATGACGAGTGAAGCATTCGAGAACGCTATGGTGATCGTCTCCGTTTTAGGAGGATCAACGAACGCCGTGCTTCATCTGATCGCGATGGCCAGGTCAGTGAATGTGCCCCTTTCCTTGGATGACTTTCAAAGGGTCAGCAGTAAGACGCCGTTGCTCGCGGACTTCAAACCAAGTGGAAGCTATGTGATGGAAGACCTCCATTCTGTCGGAGGGGTGCCCGCAGTCTGCAAGATGCTTCTCGAAGAAGGCCTGCTTCATGGCGATTGCCTCACGGTAACGGGACAAACCATGGCAGAAAACCTCAAGGATCTGCCTGGCCTTAAAGCTGGACAGGAAATCGTCCGACCTGTGTCAAATCCGCTCAAGGCCACCAGTCACCTCCAGATACTCAAAGGCAATCTGGCGCCGGAAGGGGCCGTCGCTAAGATCACTGGAAAAGAAGGGTTGCGATTCTCCGGACCAGCAAATGTATTCGATTCCGAAGAGGAGATGCTCAGAGCTCTCGAAGTTGGCACCATTCAAAAAGGTGAAGTAATCGTCATTCGCTATGAAGGGCCGAAAGGCGGCCCCGGCATGCCTGAGATGCTAACGCCAACCTCAGCAGTCGTGGGTGCAGGTCTTGGCAAGGATGTTGCTCTCATCACGGATGGCCGATTCTCGGGAGGTTCGCACGGATTCATCGTGGGACACGTCACGCCAGAAGCACAGGAAGGCGGTCCACTCGCATTGGTTGAGAGAGGTGACATGATCACTATCGATGCATCCACGAATGAGATTTCTTTCAATGTCACGGAAGAGGCGCTTGCAGTCCGAAGAGGTCAATGGACGATGCCCGCTTATAAGGCGACACGAGGAACGCTCGCCAAGTACATCCGCGCCGTAAAAAGCGCGAGTCTCGGTTGCGTCACCGACGAATAG
- a CDS encoding universal stress protein, with product MIDTAFKTILIGDNGSTEAERAMKVAVSLAGSLKSKLIVLGVLTPPSAESQAEGYGLDSAEKARTMLREKFSRLEEMGRRDGISIATEIVEGDPEEMIERRAEADDVDLIVVGHRDVTRMRRWLEGSTSETLVKKSKTSVLVVRDGDTD from the coding sequence ATGATCGATACAGCATTCAAGACGATCTTGATCGGTGACAATGGCAGCACAGAAGCTGAGCGCGCAATGAAGGTAGCAGTTTCATTGGCCGGAAGTCTCAAATCGAAACTGATCGTTCTTGGCGTACTCACACCACCGAGCGCGGAATCGCAGGCGGAAGGCTATGGATTAGATAGTGCCGAAAAGGCAAGGACGATGTTGCGGGAGAAGTTCTCTCGCCTGGAGGAAATGGGCCGACGGGACGGGATCTCCATTGCGACAGAGATCGTCGAAGGAGACCCGGAGGAGATGATTGAACGCCGAGCGGAAGCGGACGACGTCGACTTGATCGTTGTCGGCCACCGGGATGTCACTCGAATGAGGCGGTGGTTGGAAGGGTCCACATCAGAAACCTTGGTGAAAAAATCAAAGACTTCCGTTCTCGTAGTTCGGGATGGTGACACGGATTAG